The window AATTAGAAAAATACAATTTAGTAATTATTGGTTTTCATAAATCTAATGACCATCCTTGGAAAGGATATAAATTCACAAACAAAGAACTAGTTTGGTTGCAAGAAATTGCACGAGAAAAAAATGTTATTTTAGATGTTTTTGCAAGTCCATACAGTTTATTACAAGTTAAATCATTTACTAATATTGAAGGTTTATTGGTTTCTTATCAAAACAGTAAATTGGCACAAGAACTTTCTGCGCAAGCAATTTTTGGAGCTTTAGATGTAAACGGAAAATTACCGGTTTCAATAAAGAATGAGTTTGGAGAAGGGCATGGTTTGTTAGCCTATAGTTTAAAAAGATTTGAATACTCTACGCCAGAAGATGTTGGTATGTCTTCTTTGGTTTTAGAAGGAATAGATAAAAGAGTCGATACAATTTTAAAGCAAAAAATGGCTCCTGGAGTTCAGGTTTTGGTGGCTCGTCATGGAAAAGTTATTTACAATAAAAGTTTCGGATACCACACGCATAGTAAAAAGCTAAAAGTAAAAAATTCCGATGTGTATGATTTGGCTTCCCTAACAAAAATATTGGCTTCCCTACCTTTAATTATGAAAGCAGAAGAGGAGCAGGTTTTACCATTGTCGGCAAGTTTAAAAGATATATTACCTTCTTTTAAAAACTCAAATAAAGAAAAAGTAACTGTAAAAGAAATCTTGTCGCATTTTGGACGCTTAAAAGCATGGATTCCATTCTATAAAGGCACTCAAGATAGTGTAACGGGTAGAAATTTATCAAAATTTTATAGCAAGAAAAAATCAGATAAATATCAAATTAAGATAGCTCAGAATTTATATATGAATAAAAGCTACCAAGACAGTATTTATAAATATATAAAAGATGCAGATCAAAGAGAAAGCAAGCGTTATAAATATAGCGATTTAGGATATTATTTATTCAAGAAAGCATTAGAAGATACATATCATAAACCATTAAATACTTTGGTAGATGAAGAGTTTTATCAATCTTTAGGAGCAAATAGAACCTCTTATTTACCTTTAGAAAAATTTAGAAAATCAGAAATTATTCCAACAGAAAAAGACACTTATTATCGCAATCAATTATTGCAAGGTTACGTGCATGATATGGGCGCAGCAATGCAAGGTGGAGTTGGCGGTCACGCGGGTTTATTTGCAAATGCTAATGATGTTGCCAAGATTATGCAAATGTACTTGCAAAAAGGCGAATATGGAGGCAGACAATACCTGTATCCTGAAACGGTAGAAAAGTTTAATAAGCGTTATTTTCAGGACAAAAAAGTTCGTAGAGGCTTAGGTTTCGATAAGCCGCAATTAAATCCAAAAGTTAAGGCAACTTGTGGTTGTGTTTCCGAAGAAAGTTTTGGTCATAGTGGTTTTACAGGAACTTATACTTGGGCAGATCCACAAAGCGGAATTGTCTATGTTTTCCTATCAAATCGAGTATATCCAAACATGGATAATCGAGGTTTGGTAAGAAGTAATATGCGAACCAAAATCCAACAAGTAATTCAAGACGCTATTATAAAATAGTTGTTTTGTTATTTTGTCTTTCGTTTGGCGTAGTTTAATTGTTAGAAGCTATTTCCTGCTTTCCGCTATATCTTTTTTGAGAAAAACAAAAAAGGATGCCGCTTCAATCAGGGCTAAGTTAGTTTGCTAACTTTCTGTATTTGTTGGAGATAATTTCGTATAAATCAGCACTAGAATTAATGAAGTTAAAAAATAGATAACGCCAATTTTATTTCCGAATAAATAAGAAATAATTAAAGCCTGTAAGCTATAAAAAAACGGAATTAAAACTAAATTTAAGCCAAACCGAAAGGTATCTACAAACTCAATTTCAGGTATTTTTTTAGCCGTTTTTTTCCAAATAATATAAGCGAAAATACTATTAATAATAAGCAATAGTTTTATAAATTTAAATTCCCTTTTAGGCTTTTCAATTGGCGGAAATGTTTTCTTTTTTACAATCCAATTTACAGTTTCAGTATCTGTAAAATCAACTTGAGCAGCATTTAGTTTAGTGACTGTTTCTTCGTAATTTTCAGCATCTATATGTGCACTTAATTCTTTTAATTGGTTAGAAACTTGTTCTTTAAGTTTATTTACTGAGTTGTTAATCTCGTTAGGGTTATAAAAAGAGCTCGTTAATATTGGCTTTCCAATATTAACTGCGACTTTTGTGGGTAAAATAGATTCGTTTTGGTAAGTTAATCCAATAGGAACAATATGTATTTCCAAATCTTTATGTTTGTCAAGTGCTCTAAATAGAATCCTCGTAAAACCTTTGCTTAAAGGTCTAATGGTTCTTTTTATATTATGACTTCCTTCAGGAAAAATAAGTATTGCTTTCTTGCTTTTAAATAAGCTTACACACTGTTCAAAAATAGCATCATTTTTAGAAATTTCTTTTAAACCATCTCTAATTCTGTAAATTGGCATCATGCCTAACAAACCAAATATTTTAGCAATTATAGTTTTTTTAAAAACTGCAGCACGAACTAAAAAATGAGTTTTTCTTTTGGTGGAAGTAGCTATTATTAATGGGTCAATTAAAGCATTTGGATGATTAGCCATAAACAAAATAGCACCCTTTTTTGGAATGTTTTTTTCGCCTTTAACAATTATTCTTTTAGTGTAAAAAAATAACCCGACAGAAATAACTGTTTTAACAAAGAAGTAAAATATGTTTTTCATTTTTGCTTACTGCTTACTGCTTACTGCTTACTGCTTACTGCTTACTGCTTACTGCTTTTTCTTCCCCAATAGGTTGCTAAAACCATTCCTGAAAAAACATCCCAAATGCCCCAAAAAGCTGCAAGTAAAGCCATTCCGCCTAAACCTTCAAAAAAACCAAAGATTAATAATAAGCCTAATCCGCCATTTTGAATTCCGGTTTCAATAGCTATTGTTTTAGAATCAGCTTTATTAAGTCTAAATATTTTGGCAGTTGAAAACCCTAAAATATAAGCAAAGATGTTATGAAAAATAACCAAGAATAAAACATGATGAATATGGTTAGTGAAAATGTCTAAATTCTGTGAAAATGCTATTACAATTAATAAAATAAAAACGGTCATTGAAAGTGGTTTTAAAACTTTTTCAATTTTTTCAGCCATTTCATTATGGTAATGTTTTATAAGCATACCAACTATTAAAGGAATTCCAAGAATTAACGAAACTAATTTAAATAACTCAAACGGATTTAATTCAACCGTTTTTAATATTGCATTAGTAGGTTCGTACAAACTTCCCCAAAAATGTAAATTTATCGGAGTCATAAAAATGCAGATAAGTGTTGCAAAAGCCGTTAAGCTTACAGATAAAGCTGCATTTCCACCAGCCATTTTACTAAAGAAATTAGAAACATTTCCACCAGGACAAGCCGCTATCATCATCATTCCTAAAGCAAAACTAGGGTGAGGTTGAATAATTAATATTGCCAAAAATGTTGCTGCAGGCAATAATATAA of the Tenacibaculum todarodis genome contains:
- a CDS encoding glycoside hydrolase family 3 N-terminal domain-containing protein, whose translation is MQKRIFLLFLFNVFLLSAQAQSVDPLRATDAAAQQIWVDSIINNMTVEEKIGQLFMVQAYSNLDAKHEKTITNMIEKYHVGNLIFMQGTPEKQAKLNNKYQELSKVPLMIGFDGEWGLDMRLKNVYKFPWNMTLGAIRDNNLVEEFGKRIGEHCKRLGIHMNFAPVVDVNINPENPIIGNRSFGESKENVTQKAIAFTRGMQQAGVLANAKHFPGHGDTASDSHHTLPVLNFTKERLDSIELYPYKRMFDAGVASVMTAHLSIPSLEQDPALPTSLSYNVTTKLLQEKLGFLGLVITDGLNMKGAANYSTSAEIDLAAILAGNDMLLIPQDVPGSVKLMKNALKNGMLTEERLEHSVRKILRAKYLVGLNKYKPVSEDNLQADLNAPKDEVLHRKLIKNSITILKNTNGDIPVRNLEKRKIAYVSMGDSKGTHFVNMLQNYAKVDVVSDKNLATLQQKLEKYNLVIIGFHKSNDHPWKGYKFTNKELVWLQEIAREKNVILDVFASPYSLLQVKSFTNIEGLLVSYQNSKLAQELSAQAIFGALDVNGKLPVSIKNEFGEGHGLLAYSLKRFEYSTPEDVGMSSLVLEGIDKRVDTILKQKMAPGVQVLVARHGKVIYNKSFGYHTHSKKLKVKNSDVYDLASLTKILASLPLIMKAEEEQVLPLSASLKDILPSFKNSNKEKVTVKEILSHFGRLKAWIPFYKGTQDSVTGRNLSKFYSKKKSDKYQIKIAQNLYMNKSYQDSIYKYIKDADQRESKRYKYSDLGYYLFKKALEDTYHKPLNTLVDEEFYQSLGANRTSYLPLEKFRKSEIIPTEKDTYYRNQLLQGYVHDMGAAMQGGVGGHAGLFANANDVAKIMQMYLQKGEYGGRQYLYPETVEKFNKRYFQDKKVRRGLGFDKPQLNPKVKATCGCVSEESFGHSGFTGTYTWADPQSGIVYVFLSNRVYPNMDNRGLVRSNMRTKIQQVIQDAIIK
- a CDS encoding lysophospholipid acyltransferase family protein; protein product: MKNIFYFFVKTVISVGLFFYTKRIIVKGEKNIPKKGAILFMANHPNALIDPLIIATSTKRKTHFLVRAAVFKKTIIAKIFGLLGMMPIYRIRDGLKEISKNDAIFEQCVSLFKSKKAILIFPEGSHNIKRTIRPLSKGFTRILFRALDKHKDLEIHIVPIGLTYQNESILPTKVAVNIGKPILTSSFYNPNEINNSVNKLKEQVSNQLKELSAHIDAENYEETVTKLNAAQVDFTDTETVNWIVKKKTFPPIEKPKREFKFIKLLLIINSIFAYIIWKKTAKKIPEIEFVDTFRFGLNLVLIPFFYSLQALIISYLFGNKIGVIYFLTSLILVLIYTKLSPTNTES
- a CDS encoding bile acid:sodium symporter family protein, with amino-acid sequence MLLKTNPTINIDDIKINFDSEGLWLLNIAIAIIMFGVALGIKIDDFKRLFKNPKIVFVGVLSQFILLPAATFLAILIIQPHPSFALGMMMIAACPGGNVSNFFSKMAGGNAALSVSLTAFATLICIFMTPINLHFWGSLYEPTNAILKTVELNPFELFKLVSLILGIPLIVGMLIKHYHNEMAEKIEKVLKPLSMTVFILLIVIAFSQNLDIFTNHIHHVLFLVIFHNIFAYILGFSTAKIFRLNKADSKTIAIETGIQNGGLGLLLIFGFFEGLGGMALLAAFWGIWDVFSGMVLATYWGRKSSKQ